The following coding sequences lie in one Musa acuminata AAA Group cultivar baxijiao chromosome BXJ1-8, Cavendish_Baxijiao_AAA, whole genome shotgun sequence genomic window:
- the LOC135587523 gene encoding ferredoxin--NADP reductase, leaf isozyme, chloroplastic-like isoform X2, whose amino-acid sequence MASAAVTAAVGSLPSSKSSSLSKTPSISPATLERTSFHKACLYSRSVSIANARKKLVAVRAQVTTEAPAKVAKVSKKNDEGVVTNKYKPKEPYVGTCLLNTKITGDDAPGETWHMVFSTEGEVPYREGQSIGVIADGIDKNGKPHKLRLYSIASSALGDFGDAKTVSLCVKRLVYTNEQGEVVKGVCSNFLCDLKPGAEVKITGPVGKEMLMPKDPNATVIMLGTGTGIAPFRSFLWKMFFEKHDDYEFNGLAWLFLGVPTSSSLLYKEEFEKMKERAPDNFRVDYAVSREQANEKGEKMYIQTRMAEYAGELWELLKKDNTFVYMCGLKGMEKGIDDIMVSLAANDGIDWLSYKRELKRAEQWNVEVY is encoded by the exons ATGGCCTCTGCTGCAGTGACTGCTGCAGTCGGCTCCCTTCCTTCCTCCAAGTCCTCATCCCTCAGCAAGACCCCGTCCATCTCTCCTGCTACTCTCGAGAGGACCAGCTTCCACAAG GCATGCTTGTACTCGAGAAGCGTCTCCATAGCCAATGCCAGGAAGAAGCTGGTCGCCGTTCGAGCCCAGGTAACCACCGAAGCTCCTGCCAAGGTAGCGAAGGTCTCCAAGAAGAACGACGAGGGTGTCGTCACCAACAAGTACAAGCCCAAGGAGCCCTACGTCGGGACATGCCTCCTCAACACCAAGATCACCGGCGACGACGCGCCCGGCGAGACATGGCACATGGTCTTCAGCACAGAGG GAGAGGTTCCCTACAGAGAGGGGCAATCGATCGGTGTGATCGCCGACGGCATCGACAAGAACGGGAAGCCACACAAGCTGAGACTCTACTCCATCGCCAGCAGTGCTCTCGGTGACTTCGGTGACGCCAAGACC GTTTCTCTGTGTGTGAAGAGGCTGGTTTACACCAACGAGCAAGGGGAGGTCGTGAAAGGAGTCTGCTCAAATTTCCTGT GTGACCTGAAGCCTGGCGCAGAAGTGAAGATAACAGGACCGGTAGGAAAGGAGATGCTGATGCCCAAAGATCCCAATGCAACCGTCATCATG CTCGGCACCGGAACTGGAATCGCTCCTTTCCGCTCGTTCTTGTGGAAGATGTTCTTCGAGAAGCACGATGACTACGAG TTCAATGGACTCGCATGGCTGTTCTTGGGAGTTCCCACGAGTAGCTCGCTGCTCTACAAGGAG GAGTTCGAGAAGATGAAGGAGAGAGCACCGGACAATTTCCGGGTGGATTACGCTGTCAGCAGAGAGCAGGCGAACGAGAAGGGAGAGAAGATGTACATCCAGACTCGCATGGCGGAGTATGCAGGTGAACTGTGGGAGCTGCTCAAGAAGGACAACACCTTCGTGTACATGTGTGGGTTGAAAGGGATGGAGAAGGGTATCGATGATATCATGGTCTCTTTGGCTGCTAACGACG GCATCGACTGGTTATCTTACAAAAGGGAACTGAAGAGAGCAGAACAGTGGAATGTGGAAGTCTACTGA
- the LOC135587522 gene encoding probable protein phosphatase 2C 25, which yields MFSWMGRFVAACWAPVRRYARMRKDEEEEDDDALLWSRDIGQHAAGDFSFAVVQANEVLEDHSQVETGRDATFVGVYDGHGGADASRFISNHLFLHLMRLAQESGTISEDVVRSAFSATEEGFLAHVRRTHQIKPLISAIGSCCLVGVIWRGTLYLANLGDSRAVIGYLGRSNNIIAEQLTRDHNACMEEVRQELRSLHPDDSNIVVLKHGVWRIKGIIQVSRTIGDAYLKKPEFAIDPSVTRFRLTEPLRRPVLTAEPSIHMRVLRPQDKFLVFASDGLWEHLSNQQAVEIVYNHPREGIARRLVRTALQEAARKREMRYADLKKVEKGIRRFFHDDITVIVIYIDHEFLREPNASVAELSIRGFVDAVGPSNFSMLDGQN from the exons ATGTTCTCGTGGATGGGGAGGTTTGTGGCGGCGTGTTGGGCCCCGGTCCGGCGGTACGCGCGTATGAggaaggatgaggaggaggaggacgacgatgcGCTGCTGTGGTCGCGGGACATCGGGCAGCACGCGGCCGGGGATTTCTCCTTCGCGGTCGTCCAGGCGAACGAGGTCCTCGAGGACCACAGCCAGGTGGAGACCGGGCGAGATGCCACCTTCGTCGGTGTCTACGATGGCCATGGAGGAGCCGACGCATCTCGCTTTATCTCCAATCACCTCTTCCTTCATCTCATGA GGTTGGCTCAAGAAAGTGGAACAATCAGTGAGGATGTTGTCAGGAGTGCATTTTCTGCAACCGAGGAAGGGTTTCTGGCTCATGTGCGGAGAACACATCAAATAAAACCTTTGATTTCTGCAATTGGGTCATGCTGTTTGGTGGGTGTAATCTGGAGAGGAACACTCTATCTGGCCAATCTGGGAGACTCAAGGGCTGTCATTGGTTATTTAGGAAGGTCAAATAACATCATCGCAGAGCAACTGACAAGAGACCATAATGCTTGTATGGAAGAGGTGAGGCAAGAACTTAGATCTCTTCATCCAGATGATTCAAACATTGTGGTTCTTAAGCATGGAGTATGGCGGATTAAAGGCATAATCCAG GTTTCAAGAACAATAGGCGATGCATACTTGAAGAAGCCAGAATTTGCTATAGATCCATCTGTCACTCGATTCCGGCTCACTGAACCTCTACGCCGGCCTGTTTTAACTGCAGAGCCATCAATACACATGCGAGTACTTCGTCCTCAAGATAAGTTCTTAGTATTTGCTTCTGATGGACTGTGGGAGCACCTGAGTAATCAACAAGCAGTTGAGATTGTCTATAATCATCCAAGAGAA GGAATAGCAAGGAGACTGGTCAGAACAGCTTTGCAGGAAGCTGCTCGGAAGAGGGAAATGAGGTATGCAGATCTCAAGAAAGTTGAGAAGGGAATACGTCGGTTCTTCCACGATGACATTACAGTCATTGTAATCTACATAGACCATGAGTTTTTGCGGGAACCAAATGCATCTGTAGCAGAATTATCAATTCGTGGTTTTGTCGATGCAGTTGGACCTTCAAATTTTTCAATGTTGGATGGGCAAAATTGA
- the LOC135587523 gene encoding ferredoxin--NADP reductase, leaf isozyme, chloroplastic-like isoform X1, with the protein MASAAVTAAVGSLPSSKSSSLSKTPSISPATLERTSFHKACLYSRSVSIANARKKLVAVRAQVTTEAPAKVAKVSKKNDEGVVTNKYKPKEPYVGTCLLNTKITGDDAPGETWHMVFSTEGEVPYREGQSIGVIADGIDKNGKPHKLRLYSIASSALGDFGDAKTVSLCVKRLVYTNEQGEVVKGVCSNFLCDLKPGAEVKITGPVGKEMLMPKDPNATVIMLGTGTGIAPFRSFLWKMFFEKHDDYEFNGLAWLFLGVPTSSSLLYKEVVCVCNVGVQEFEKMKERAPDNFRVDYAVSREQANEKGEKMYIQTRMAEYAGELWELLKKDNTFVYMCGLKGMEKGIDDIMVSLAANDGIDWLSYKRELKRAEQWNVEVY; encoded by the exons ATGGCCTCTGCTGCAGTGACTGCTGCAGTCGGCTCCCTTCCTTCCTCCAAGTCCTCATCCCTCAGCAAGACCCCGTCCATCTCTCCTGCTACTCTCGAGAGGACCAGCTTCCACAAG GCATGCTTGTACTCGAGAAGCGTCTCCATAGCCAATGCCAGGAAGAAGCTGGTCGCCGTTCGAGCCCAGGTAACCACCGAAGCTCCTGCCAAGGTAGCGAAGGTCTCCAAGAAGAACGACGAGGGTGTCGTCACCAACAAGTACAAGCCCAAGGAGCCCTACGTCGGGACATGCCTCCTCAACACCAAGATCACCGGCGACGACGCGCCCGGCGAGACATGGCACATGGTCTTCAGCACAGAGG GAGAGGTTCCCTACAGAGAGGGGCAATCGATCGGTGTGATCGCCGACGGCATCGACAAGAACGGGAAGCCACACAAGCTGAGACTCTACTCCATCGCCAGCAGTGCTCTCGGTGACTTCGGTGACGCCAAGACC GTTTCTCTGTGTGTGAAGAGGCTGGTTTACACCAACGAGCAAGGGGAGGTCGTGAAAGGAGTCTGCTCAAATTTCCTGT GTGACCTGAAGCCTGGCGCAGAAGTGAAGATAACAGGACCGGTAGGAAAGGAGATGCTGATGCCCAAAGATCCCAATGCAACCGTCATCATG CTCGGCACCGGAACTGGAATCGCTCCTTTCCGCTCGTTCTTGTGGAAGATGTTCTTCGAGAAGCACGATGACTACGAG TTCAATGGACTCGCATGGCTGTTCTTGGGAGTTCCCACGAGTAGCTCGCTGCTCTACAAGGAG GTTGTGTGTGTCTGCAATGTGGGCGTACAGGAGTTCGAGAAGATGAAGGAGAGAGCACCGGACAATTTCCGGGTGGATTACGCTGTCAGCAGAGAGCAGGCGAACGAGAAGGGAGAGAAGATGTACATCCAGACTCGCATGGCGGAGTATGCAGGTGAACTGTGGGAGCTGCTCAAGAAGGACAACACCTTCGTGTACATGTGTGGGTTGAAAGGGATGGAGAAGGGTATCGATGATATCATGGTCTCTTTGGCTGCTAACGACG GCATCGACTGGTTATCTTACAAAAGGGAACTGAAGAGAGCAGAACAGTGGAATGTGGAAGTCTACTGA